The Impatiens glandulifera chromosome 3, dImpGla2.1, whole genome shotgun sequence genome contains a region encoding:
- the LOC124931811 gene encoding transcription factor WER-like, translated as MAPKNVERKLEKKNEYNKGAWTSEEDKKLSQYTQIHGAKRWSTVAINSGVNRCGKSCRLRWLNYLRPDIKRGNISEDEEDLIIRLHTLLGNRWALIAGRLPGRTDNEIKNYWNSHLSKKVIKNTNTRNFIAQDPILKEQHEFIPNVEMQLVPQDWILQEQHKSISNVETQLVAQDSILEEQHKFIRNVETQDANNDTIIPFDPDKFFDFSLEGTFDLEWVNNFIKLDE; from the exons ATGGCTCCTAAAAATGTAGAAAGGAAattggagaagaagaatgaatacaATAAAGGAGCATGGACTTCTGAAGAGGATAAAAAGCTTTCTCAATACACTCAGATCCATGGCGCAAAAAGATGGAGTACAGTGGCCATCAATTCAG GGGTAAATCGATGTGGAAAGAGTTGTCGGTTGAgatggttaaattatttgagaCCTGATATTAAAAGAGGCAATATATCGGAGGACGAGGAAGATCTTATAATCAGACTTCACACACTCTTGGGAAAcag atGGGCGTTGATTGCTGGACGACTTCCAGGACGAACCGAtaatgagataaaaaattacTGGAATTCTCATTTGAGTAAGaaagtaattaaaaatacaaatactaGAAATTTTATTGCTCAAGATCCGATCCTAAAAGAGCAACACGAGTTCATCCCTAACGTTGAGATGCAACTTGTTCCTCAAGATTGGATCCTACAAGAGCAACACAAATCTATCTCTAACGTTGAGACGCAACTTGTTGCTCAAGATTCAATCCTAGAAGAGCAACACAAATTCATCCGTAACGTTGAGACACAAGATGCAAATAATGACACCATCATCCCCTTTGATCCCGACAAGTTTTTTGATTTCTCCTTAGAAGGAACTTTTGATTTAGAATGggtgaataattttattaagttaGACGAGTAG